TGCCGTGTCAGGTCAGCAGCCCGCTATCGGCCATGGAGCCGGTGGGCACCCACACCTTCAGTAGCAGCGTTACCACAGAGCATGGCAGGCATCTCGAAGTGCGCTGGCATACGTGACGGCACCCGGGGTGCGCGCCATGCTCCTATGCTCCGGGAGATCAGCCGGGGCGAGAGAAGAGCAGGTTCTCGTCTCGCAGCCAGCGTGTGCAGTCCTCCAGCATCGCTTGCAGCGAGATGGCCTCATAGCGGAGTTCGCGCTGCGCCTTGTCCGAGGAGCAGATCGTGCTGGCGCACACGAGGGTGGCGGCATCCGCCGTCAGTGGCGGCTCCCTGCCGGTGAACCGGGAGACAAGGTCCGAGGTCCGCCCGGCGACGTGAAGCAGCCAGGCGGGGGTGGGCTTCCGCGGAACCGGCTTGTCCAACAGCTTGCCAATCAGGGAGACCATCTCCTGGAGCGAGGCATCCGCCCCGGCGAGCAGGTAGTTCTCCCCGGTGCGGCCCCGCTCCACGGCCGCGATGTGCGCCCTGGCCACCTGGCGCACCCCACAGAACGAACCTTTGCCAGGAGGAACCCCAGGCAACTTCCCGGTCGCGACGAGGCGAATCATTCTCGACCAGCCCTGGTAGTCATAGCGGCCAATCACGTTCGAGGGATTGAGAATGACCGCGTCCAGTCCCGCCGCCAGCGCTTTGCGCACCTCCTGCTCCGCCAGCCACTTCGTGCGGCAGTAGCGGATGGGACAGTCCGGCGCGCGCGAAGGCGTGCTCTCGGTGATGGTCTCATCGACCAGCCCCCAGGCCGCTCCGCTCGATGTATGGATGAAGCGGCGCGCCTTTCGCGCCAGGGCCGCCTCGAGGACGATGCGCGTCCCCTCGACATTGGTGCGGTACTGGGCGCTGTGGCTGCCAGCCCACAAGCTGGTGTTCGCGGCGACGTGGAACACGGCTTCGACGCCGCTGGGTAATGCCGCGAGCACCGACTCTTTATCGGTGACGTCGCCGGGGCGGAGTTCGACCCCCAGGGCGCTAAGCGGTTCTGCCTTGGTGGTGGAGCGGTGGAGCGCCACGACGTGCCAACCGTCCGAGATGAGCTCCTCAATCAGATTGCGCCCGACGAAGCCGGTGCCACCCGTGACA
The sequence above is a segment of the Stigmatella aurantiaca genome. Coding sequences within it:
- a CDS encoding SDR family oxidoreductase, with the protein product MRTCFVTGGTGFVGRNLIEELISDGWHVVALHRSTTKAEPLSALGVELRPGDVTDKESVLAALPSGVEAVFHVAANTSLWAGSHSAQYRTNVEGTRIVLEAALARKARRFIHTSSGAAWGLVDETITESTPSRAPDCPIRYCRTKWLAEQEVRKALAAGLDAVILNPSNVIGRYDYQGWSRMIRLVATGKLPGVPPGKGSFCGVRQVARAHIAAVERGRTGENYLLAGADASLQEMVSLIGKLLDKPVPRKPTPAWLLHVAGRTSDLVSRFTGREPPLTADAATLVCASTICSSDKAQRELRYEAISLQAMLEDCTRWLRDENLLFSRPG